AATTACTGAGGATAATTTTCTGTCCCCCGCGTGAACGGAGTGAATAATGCAATTCTCTAAAATGCATGGCCTTGGCAACGACTTTATGGTCGTCGACGCGGTAACGCAGAATGTCTTTTTTTCGCCGGAGCTGATTCGCCGGCTGTCCGACAGACACCTGGGCGTAGGGTTCGATCAACTATTGGTGGTTGAGCCGCCCTATGACCCTGAACTGGACTTTCATTACCGGATCTTCAACGCCGACGGCAGCGAAGTCTCGCAGTGTGGCAACGGCGCACGCTGTTTCGCACGATTCGTTCGTCTGAAAGGGCTAACTAATAAACGTGATATTCGGGTCAGTACCGCGAATGGCCGGATGGTGCTGAGCGTCACAGAAGATGAGCTGGTGCGGGTGAACATGGGAGAGCCAAACTTTGAACCCGCACAGGTCCCTTTTCGCGCCAACAAAGCGGAAAAAACGTATATTATGCGAGCGGCGGAACAGACCATACTGTGTGGCGTGGTTTCTATGGGCAATCCGCACTGTGTGATTCAGGTTGATAACGTCGACACAGCGGCTGTTGACACGCTGGGACCGGTTCTGGAAAGCCATGAACGTTTTCCGGAACGCGCCAATATCGGTTTTATGCAGGTCGTAAGACGCGAGCATATCCGCCTGCGTGTTTATGAACGCGGCGCAGGAGAAACCCGCGCGTGCGGCAGCGGTGCGTGCGCCGCCGTCGCGGTGGGAATTCAGCAGGGACTCCTGGCTGAAGACGTACGCGTGGAATTACCGGGCGGTCGACTGGATATCGCCTGGAAAGGTCCGGGTCATCCGTTATACATGACTGGCCCGGCGGCACATGTCTACGACGGATTTATCCATTTATGAAGCAACCAGAGGAAGAACTACAGGAAACGCTCACAGAACTGGACGACCGGGCGGTTGTTGATTATCTGCTGCGCCACCCTGAGTTTTTTATCCGTAATGCCCATGCTGTGGAGGCGATGCGCGTTCCGCATCCCGTTCGGGGAACGGTTTCGCTCGTGGAGTGGCATATGGCTCGCGCGCGTAACTACATCAATGCGCTTGAAGAAAATATGACGCTGCTGATGGAACAGGCTCATGCCAACGAACACCTGTTCTATCGCCTGCTGCATCTACAAAGCCGTCTGGCCGCCGCGGAGAGTCTGGATGAGATGCTGATACGGTTTCACCGCTGGGCGCGCGAGTTGGGGCTTGCCGGCGCAACGATCCGTTTGTTCCCGGATCGCTGGCGACTTGGCGCGCCATCGCGCTATACGCATCTGGCCTTAAACCGTCAAACTTTCGAGCCGCTACGTATCCAGCGCCTGGGGCAGTCGCAGCACTATCTTGGTCCGCTAAACGGACCGGAACTGCTGGTGGTCCTGCCGGAGGCGAAAGCAATTGGTTCGGTTGCGATGTCAATGCTGGGCCGTGACGGCGATCTAGGCGTTGTGCTTTTCAGCAGTCGCGACGCCCATCATTATCAGCCGGGACAGGGGACACAGCTTCTG
The Salmonella bongori NCTC 12419 DNA segment above includes these coding regions:
- the dapF gene encoding diaminopimelate epimerase: MQFSKMHGLGNDFMVVDAVTQNVFFSPELIRRLSDRHLGVGFDQLLVVEPPYDPELDFHYRIFNADGSEVSQCGNGARCFARFVRLKGLTNKRDIRVSTANGRMVLSVTEDELVRVNMGEPNFEPAQVPFRANKAEKTYIMRAAEQTILCGVVSMGNPHCVIQVDNVDTAAVDTLGPVLESHERFPERANIGFMQVVRREHIRLRVYERGAGETRACGSGACAAVAVGIQQGLLAEDVRVELPGGRLDIAWKGPGHPLYMTGPAAHVYDGFIHL
- a CDS encoding DUF484 domain-containing protein → MKQPEEELQETLTELDDRAVVDYLLRHPEFFIRNAHAVEAMRVPHPVRGTVSLVEWHMARARNYINALEENMTLLMEQAHANEHLFYRLLHLQSRLAAAESLDEMLIRFHRWARELGLAGATIRLFPDRWRLGAPSRYTHLALNRQTFEPLRIQRLGQSQHYLGPLNGPELLVVLPEAKAIGSVAMSMLGRDGDLGVVLFSSRDAHHYQPGQGTQLLQEIALMLPELLERWIERV